The proteins below are encoded in one region of Leptospiraceae bacterium:
- a CDS encoding FecR domain-containing protein: protein MKKEKGYMLRKDLINQVPTQLAGTIIVCCLLAFLAGCKKEEPKVVEVKPEFKPQGLVLFVLGEVKMGDKQLKVGDAVHEKESIKTGKKAACDIQITGLDSDVTIRLRENSDFALLGYLKKEVKNLQLKMLTGKILVNTQKLNTKESVETITPTSVVGVRGTKFEVEIGKDSSSSISVYEGKVAAKVVIPEIEALPEDVKEKSSTLQKLDAYLIEKEVVIESGYTSTVTKKYADKVLKDTGIGEVLKKADKTKLTEELDKAIVPESFTEKTQKLKDPEVQAPVVKVSAKTFDEKLKEYDEIIAVEKTKLKDQKLKEEEIKKRMKSPELMKRIEQIMDKSAETLLLKSGERIQGVIFVEGDKYIVLTPEGRKEFDKEQVQDVEL, encoded by the coding sequence ATGAAAAAAGAAAAGGGGTATATGTTGCGTAAGGACTTGATTAATCAAGTCCCTACGCAACTTGCTGGGACAATCATCGTGTGTTGCTTGTTAGCCTTTCTCGCTGGATGTAAAAAGGAAGAGCCAAAAGTAGTAGAGGTAAAGCCAGAATTCAAACCTCAGGGTTTGGTTTTATTTGTTTTGGGCGAAGTCAAGATGGGAGACAAACAATTAAAAGTCGGTGATGCAGTGCACGAAAAAGAATCCATTAAAACTGGAAAAAAAGCTGCCTGTGATATTCAAATCACCGGATTGGATTCAGATGTTACCATAAGATTAAGGGAAAACTCTGATTTTGCGCTATTGGGTTATTTAAAAAAAGAAGTTAAAAATCTACAGTTGAAAATGCTCACCGGAAAGATTCTAGTCAATACGCAAAAGTTAAATACAAAAGAGAGCGTAGAAACGATTACTCCTACTTCTGTTGTTGGAGTAAGAGGAACTAAGTTTGAAGTGGAAATCGGAAAGGACTCTTCTAGTTCTATTTCTGTCTATGAAGGCAAAGTTGCGGCTAAGGTTGTTATACCGGAAATAGAAGCTTTGCCAGAAGATGTGAAAGAAAAAAGTTCCACTCTACAAAAATTAGATGCTTATTTGATAGAAAAAGAAGTAGTGATTGAATCCGGATATACTTCTACCGTTACAAAAAAATATGCAGATAAAGTATTAAAAGATACGGGCATCGGAGAAGTTCTAAAGAAAGCGGATAAGACAAAGTTGACCGAAGAGCTAGACAAAGCAATTGTTCCTGAATCATTTACTGAGAAAACTCAGAAGCTAAAAGATCCAGAAGTCCAAGCTCCTGTAGTAAAAGTGTCTGCCAAAACCTTTGATGAAAAACTAAAAGAATACGATGAGATCATTGCAGTAGAGAAAACAAAACTGAAAGATCAAAAGCTCAAAGAAGAAGAAATTAAAAAACGTATGAAGTCTCCAGAGTTAATGAAGCGTATTGAGCAGATTATGGATAAGAGCGCAGAGACTCTTCTTCTAAAATCAGGTGAGCGCATACAGGGTGTTATCTTCGTAGAAGGTGACAAATACATTGTCCTGACTCCAGAAGGAAGGAAAGAATTTGATAAAGAACAAGTGCAAGACGTTGAGTTATAG
- a CDS encoding hemerythrin family protein — protein sequence MQKLNTQILEPQLKMEETLRSIWRENNFALDIPIIDLHHTWLVWLLLQLENESKKPDSPESIERIDSIISDLVNFVTEHFWVEECLLDYAEFPETKKHLIQHRGFVEEISQNISYRQINTNEQISEFIRILKEWLIKHILVEDTKYKEFFLKERIDTRPFFDDLMKNQKSVLISKDQANLFNRICGNDNMVEVISRDIATDVHKIWKAYSLGLHIPTIDTQHLWLVKVLVELERANRTDNARDRDIFFKKSILEMINYARDHFLIEETIMKEFGYPDYNKHIREHKNFIEFINFRNLQKKDGVASVYLGMVNDLKQWLISHVAIEDKQMAVYLRDSVKEVEEFISIKTNENIFSIKPEHKRFYIQIQKMLER from the coding sequence ATGCAAAAACTAAACACACAGATTCTCGAGCCTCAATTAAAAATGGAAGAAACACTCCGATCTATTTGGAGGGAGAATAATTTTGCTTTAGATATTCCAATCATTGACCTGCATCATACATGGCTTGTATGGTTACTGTTACAATTGGAAAATGAAAGCAAGAAACCTGATTCTCCTGAGTCAATTGAAAGAATAGACTCGATCATTTCTGATTTAGTAAATTTTGTTACGGAGCATTTTTGGGTAGAGGAATGTCTTCTGGATTACGCAGAGTTTCCCGAAACAAAAAAGCATTTGATTCAGCATAGAGGCTTCGTCGAAGAGATTTCGCAAAACATTTCCTACAGGCAAATTAATACGAACGAGCAGATATCTGAATTTATAAGAATCCTAAAAGAGTGGCTGATAAAACATATTTTAGTAGAAGATACAAAATACAAGGAGTTCTTTTTAAAAGAGAGAATAGATACTCGACCATTTTTTGATGACTTGATGAAAAATCAGAAATCAGTTTTGATCAGTAAAGATCAAGCCAATTTATTTAATAGAATCTGTGGTAATGATAATATGGTTGAAGTTATCAGTCGTGATATAGCGACTGACGTTCATAAAATCTGGAAAGCATATTCATTGGGTTTGCATATTCCAACTATAGACACACAACATTTATGGTTGGTTAAAGTTCTTGTTGAATTGGAAAGAGCGAATAGGACTGATAATGCGCGTGATCGAGATATTTTCTTTAAAAAATCTATCCTAGAAATGATAAACTATGCGAGAGATCATTTTCTTATCGAAGAAACAATCATGAAGGAATTTGGTTATCCTGATTATAATAAGCATATTAGAGAGCATAAAAACTTCATCGAGTTTATCAACTTTCGAAACTTGCAAAAGAAAGATGGCGTCGCTTCCGTATACCTTGGTATGGTGAATGATTTAAAGCAATGGCTCATTTCCCATGTTGCTATTGAAGACAAGCAAATGGCTGTTTACCTCCGAGACTCAGTCAAAGAAGTAGAAGAGTTTATCTCGATCAAAACAAATGAAAACATTTTTAGCATTAAACCAGAACATAAAAGATTCTATATTCAAATTCAAAAAATGTTAGAGAGATAA
- a CDS encoding response regulator transcription factor: MNSDCKIGIVENEEFFRARLKEELLEYQSISIWKNAEDCYRDNNLQSLDILLVDIGLPDMSGIDLIKLVKEKFPALKILVISGISSDDTIFQALQFGANGYIWKNELKELKSCVEDILNDGSVMSPSIGIRVLHFFRSRLCPTEEILSLREKQVLELIISGMKNNKIAFQLGISEGTIRKHINNIYKKLHVTNRVELMKKASEMGYF; the protein is encoded by the coding sequence ATGAATTCAGATTGTAAAATTGGAATTGTAGAAAATGAGGAATTTTTTAGAGCTCGTCTGAAAGAAGAACTTTTGGAGTATCAAAGTATTTCTATTTGGAAGAATGCGGAAGATTGTTATCGGGATAATAATCTCCAGAGTCTAGATATTCTGCTTGTAGACATTGGTCTTCCTGATATGAGTGGGATTGATTTAATCAAGTTAGTCAAAGAAAAATTTCCGGCTCTAAAAATACTAGTCATCTCAGGTATTTCATCCGATGACACCATCTTTCAGGCTCTACAGTTTGGGGCTAATGGCTACATTTGGAAAAATGAATTGAAAGAATTAAAATCCTGCGTTGAGGATATTTTAAATGATGGCTCTGTCATGTCGCCCTCGATTGGAATTAGAGTCTTACACTTTTTTCGTTCACGCTTATGCCCTACAGAAGAAATACTTAGCTTAAGAGAAAAACAAGTTTTAGAACTTATTATATCGGGAATGAAAAACAACAAGATTGCATTTCAACTTGGTATTTCCGAAGGCACCATACGAAAGCATATCAATAACATCTATAAAAAACTTCACGTTACCAATCGAGTCGAGCTAATGAAAAAAGCCTCTGAGATGGGATACTTCTAG